A region from the Elusimicrobiaceae bacterium genome encodes:
- a CDS encoding RluA family pseudouridine synthase → MDIGILYEDSEIIAVNKPEGLLTIPGREGSAEPSLLDWLARRAGAKIFVVHRLDRPVSGAVVFARNELAHRELCQAFEARTVEKHYLALAQGQFESFSGTINKPLREFGSGRVGVDPGGGKPSVTSYFVLEKLYGYSLLDIELVTGRRHQIRAHFYSIGHPLVGDPEYGDPEKQACYPRLMLHSHTLRLPRAGRRALEITAPAPDSFTAVIKQLKTCGSL, encoded by the coding sequence ATGGATATCGGAATTCTGTACGAGGACAGCGAAATCATAGCGGTTAACAAGCCGGAAGGCCTGCTTACAATTCCGGGGCGCGAGGGCTCGGCGGAGCCGTCGCTGCTTGACTGGCTGGCCCGGCGGGCCGGCGCGAAAATTTTTGTGGTGCACCGGCTCGACCGCCCCGTGAGCGGCGCGGTTGTGTTCGCCCGAAACGAGCTGGCGCACCGCGAACTGTGCCAGGCGTTTGAAGCCCGCACAGTGGAAAAGCATTATCTTGCGCTGGCGCAGGGCCAGTTCGAGAGCTTTTCCGGGACGATAAACAAGCCGCTGCGGGAGTTCGGATCAGGCCGGGTGGGCGTGGATCCAGGCGGCGGAAAGCCGTCGGTGACTTCCTATTTTGTGCTGGAAAAACTGTACGGCTACTCACTGCTTGACATCGAACTTGTCACCGGGCGCAGGCACCAGATCCGGGCGCATTTTTACAGCATCGGGCATCCGCTTGTGGGCGATCCTGAATACGGAGATCCCGAAAAACAGGCGTGTTACCCGCGCCTTATGCTGCACTCCCATACGCTTCGCCTGCCGCGCGCCGGGCGCCGCGCCCTTGAAATAACCGCCCCTGCGCCCGACAGTTTCACCGCGGTGATAAAACAGCTCAAAACCTGCGGTTCTTTATGA